From one Leptospira paudalimensis genomic stretch:
- a CDS encoding magnesium transporter CorA family protein, whose translation MPAIFNYILTPSSKEEVLLDTPLPLSHKHPKHWIHLTAENEEKLTFLFQKHNIHQLTIEDILNPNSRIKLEKFPNYIFFIFRGFHFERNQLTQKNFNFILTPNQIISLTLDYRDSIGNMIEDWKTNNKILSKGYEFIVHKILDIETDHTLAITQKIEERIEHFEDQIFSNAKSLDISNVYSLRSSLLSIKKGMLQNKEVLEDLEKIKNSFFSDEADAFFRDVRDHSIRILELVDSNIESISSALEAHIAISTRKTNEIMKILTIMTAIMLPMSLVAGIYGMNFRHMPTLEWEYGFISAIGAMGLLGLLMLVYFRIKRWY comes from the coding sequence ATGCCTGCTATATTTAATTACATCCTTACTCCTTCTTCCAAGGAAGAAGTTTTATTAGATACCCCACTCCCACTTTCTCATAAACATCCAAAACATTGGATTCATTTAACAGCCGAAAACGAAGAGAAACTCACTTTCTTATTCCAAAAACATAATATCCATCAATTGACAATAGAGGACATCCTAAACCCAAATAGCCGAATCAAATTAGAAAAATTTCCCAATTATATATTTTTCATTTTCCGAGGATTCCATTTCGAACGAAACCAACTCACACAGAAAAATTTTAACTTCATCCTAACTCCAAACCAAATCATTTCTCTCACCTTGGATTATCGCGATAGCATTGGGAATATGATTGAGGACTGGAAAACAAATAACAAAATTTTATCCAAAGGATATGAGTTTATCGTACATAAAATATTGGATATTGAGACGGATCACACGTTAGCCATCACACAAAAAATTGAAGAACGTATCGAACATTTTGAGGATCAAATTTTTAGCAATGCAAAGTCATTGGACATCAGTAATGTATATAGTTTACGATCAAGTTTACTCTCTATCAAAAAAGGGATGTTACAAAACAAAGAAGTTTTAGAAGACTTAGAAAAAATCAAAAATAGTTTTTTTAGTGATGAAGCAGATGCCTTTTTTCGTGACGTACGTGACCATTCGATTCGAATTTTAGAACTTGTGGATAGTAATATTGAATCGATTTCATCAGCACTCGAAGCTCATATTGCGATCTCTACTCGAAAAACAAATGAAATCATGAAAATTCTAACAATTATGACTGCCATTATGTTACCGATGTCTCTCGTTGCAGGAATTTATGGAATGAATTTTAGACATATGCCCACATTAGAATGGGAATATGGATTTATCTCAGCCATTGGTGCAATGGGACTTCTCGGCTTACTTATGTTAGTTTACTTTAGAATCAAACGTTGGTATTAA